In Papaver somniferum cultivar HN1 chromosome 1, ASM357369v1, whole genome shotgun sequence, a genomic segment contains:
- the LOC113356063 gene encoding uncharacterized protein LOC113356063: MTDGNKSKALASSRPGMYVLNEEHDLNAKIASLQRKVDAIQKPNVVKVVDSVEHACGICESLEHYTKDCPTIPAFQEVLNDQANSMDTYKRPFSSPYSETYNPNWRNHPNFSWRNGPTMNGVNVPQGSSSSNPYGQTPINQNVTKTLNELKTSIVRIESRLNVREKGTLPSQTQPNPKCQFEVKNSNLEQANVVTTLRNGKVIETPMKLADNKDILDVFQQVKINIPLLSVIKQVPAYAKFLKDLCTVKRKHNVQKKAFLTEHVSSILQHNTPPKYKDPGCPTISCIIWDFMIKQALLDLGASVNLLPFSVYEQLGLGELKPTSITLQLADISVKVPRGVVENVLIQIDKFYYPVDFIILDTQHEKAFHLEAKVPLEDCLPNLLDFDEDGYIEEVNSSLNSSLLLDMDKWQSRFESFQISETEPLSPSVEFPKPDLNPFTSKLNFDVLGQNKDVKVFIPSELNERHKTMHSHVVRKHISAPECSIAE; encoded by the exons ATGACAGATGGAAATAAGTCCAAAGCTTTAGCTAGTTCTAGGCCTGGAATGTATGTGTTGAACGAAGAACATGACTTGAATGCTAAGATTGCTAGTTTGCAGAGGAAAGTTGATGCGATTCAGAAACCAAATGTAGTTAAGGTAGTTGATTCGGTCGAACATGCTTGTGGTATTTGCGAAAGTCTTGAACACTACACTAAGGATTGTCCTACAATTCCAGCATTTCAGGAAGTGTTAAATGACCAAGCAAATTCCATGGATACTTATAAAAGACCATTTAGCTCCCCATATTCAGAAACATACAATCCAAATTGgcgaaaccatcctaatttcagttGGAGGAATGGTCCTACAATGAATGGTGTTAATGTTCCCCAAGGGTCTTCATCTAGTAACCCTTAT GGACAAACACCGATAAATCAGAATGTTACGAAGACTTTAAATGAGTTGAAAACTAGCATAGTTAGAATTGAATCACGTCTCAATGTTAGGGAGAAAGGGACATTGCCTTCCCAAACTCAACCTAACCCAAAATGCCAATTTGAGGTTAAAAATTCTAACTTGGAGCAAGCTAATGTTGTCACCACTCTTAGAAATGGTAAGGTGATTGAGACTCCGATGAAG TTGGCTGATAATAAGGATATCCTTGATGTTTTTCAGCAGGTGAAGATCAACATACCTCTCTTGAGTGTGATTAAGCAAGTTCCAGCTTACGCCAAGTTCTTAAAGGATCTCTGCACGGTCAAGAGGAAGCACAATGTACAGAAAAAGGCATTTCTCACGGAACATGTAAGTTCTATTCTTCAACATAACACTCCTCCCAAATATAAAGATCCGGGATGCCCTACTATTTCTTGTATAATATGGGATTTCATGATCAAACAAGCACTTCTGGATTTGGGAGCTAGTGTAAATCTCTTACCTTTCTCGGTTTATGAGCAGTTGGGCTTAGGTGAATTAAAACCCACCTCGATCACTCTACAACTTGCTGACATATCAGTTAAAGTACCGAGAGGGGTAGTTGAGAATGTGTTAATTCAAATCGATAAATTTTACTATCCGGTGGATTTTATCATTTTGGATACTCAACAT GAAAAAGCATTTCATCTAGAAGCAAAAGTTCCTTTAGAAGATTGTCTTCCTAATCTGTTGGATTTCGATGAGGATGGAtatattgaagaagtgaattctTCACTGAATTCATCCCTATTGCTAGATATGGATAAGTGGCAGTCTAGATTTGAGTCATTTCAAATTAGTGAGACCGAGCCATTGTCTCCATCCGTGGAATTCCCAAAGCCCGACCTTAATCCCTTTACtagtaaactgaattttgatgTTTTAGGCCAAAATAAAGATGTTAAAGTTTTCATACCATCTGAACTTAATGAGAGACATAAGACAATGCATTCACATGTTGTTAGGAAGCATATAAGTGCCCCAGAATGTAGTATTGCGGAATGA